The following proteins are encoded in a genomic region of Sneathiella marina:
- a CDS encoding acyl-CoA carboxylase subunit beta: MSWVKEVEELKRRQELAKQMGGEEKIARHVNAGKLTVRDRIDKMLDPDSFEEVGSVTGKAEYDADGNLLDLQPANLITGRGRVNGKRVVVAGDDFTVRGGANDAGIREKLIHVEDMANSLQLPLIRLVDGTGGGGSVKTIETEGRTYVPAVSGWEVMVDNLAKVPVVALALGSTAGLGAARVAASHYSVMVKETSQMFVAGPPVVARTGETLTKNELGGSDIHTRNGAVDDEAKTEEEAFERARRFLSYLPSSVYDLPPRTECTDDPNRRDESLIEAIPRDPRKVYKMRKIIESVVDEGSFFEIGKRWGRSIITGFVRLDGWPVAIIASDPYHYGGAWTADASQKVTRFVDLVQTFHLPVVHLVDIPGFLVGRQAEDQATIRHGVRAMTAIFQATVPWCAMIVRKTYGVAGAAHMNSGRFNLRYAWPSGDWGSLPIAGGLEAAYKADLAASDDPKKKLEEIEERLNRLRSPFRSAERFLIDEIIDPRDTRKILCDFAEMAAPLRKTGVSSFGIRP; the protein is encoded by the coding sequence ATGAGCTGGGTAAAAGAAGTTGAAGAACTTAAGCGTCGTCAAGAACTCGCGAAACAAATGGGTGGCGAGGAAAAGATTGCTCGTCATGTGAATGCTGGAAAGCTGACGGTTCGCGACAGAATTGACAAAATGCTGGACCCAGACTCCTTCGAAGAGGTTGGATCCGTCACCGGTAAAGCGGAATATGATGCGGACGGAAATCTTCTGGATTTACAGCCGGCGAACCTGATCACTGGCCGTGGGCGCGTAAATGGAAAACGGGTCGTCGTTGCAGGAGATGATTTTACAGTTCGGGGCGGTGCGAATGATGCCGGAATACGCGAAAAATTGATACATGTCGAAGATATGGCAAACAGTTTGCAATTGCCGTTGATCAGGCTTGTCGATGGAACCGGTGGCGGCGGATCGGTTAAAACCATTGAAACAGAGGGGCGGACTTATGTTCCTGCTGTTAGTGGCTGGGAAGTTATGGTTGATAATCTGGCAAAGGTTCCGGTGGTTGCTCTTGCCTTGGGATCCACGGCCGGTTTGGGCGCCGCGCGTGTTGCCGCCAGTCATTATTCAGTCATGGTCAAGGAAACCTCACAGATGTTTGTTGCAGGCCCACCGGTAGTTGCCCGTACCGGTGAAACGCTTACAAAAAACGAACTTGGCGGCTCGGATATCCATACGCGCAATGGTGCGGTAGATGACGAAGCAAAAACTGAAGAAGAGGCTTTTGAGCGCGCCCGGCGATTTCTTTCGTATTTGCCTTCGTCTGTGTACGACCTTCCGCCAAGAACGGAATGCACCGATGATCCAAACCGCCGGGATGAAAGCCTCATAGAGGCAATCCCGCGGGATCCACGTAAAGTGTATAAAATGCGGAAAATTATTGAATCCGTTGTCGACGAAGGAAGCTTTTTCGAGATTGGAAAGCGGTGGGGCCGGTCAATTATCACTGGGTTTGTACGCCTCGACGGTTGGCCTGTGGCAATCATCGCCAGCGACCCTTATCACTATGGCGGGGCTTGGACCGCAGATGCGTCACAGAAAGTGACACGGTTTGTAGATCTTGTTCAAACATTTCACCTGCCGGTCGTACACTTGGTTGATATCCCGGGGTTTCTGGTGGGCCGCCAAGCTGAAGACCAGGCAACCATCCGTCATGGTGTAAGAGCGATGACTGCAATATTCCAGGCAACTGTTCCCTGGTGCGCAATGATTGTCCGGAAAACCTATGGTGTTGCCGGCGCGGCGCACATGAACTCCGGCCGCTTCAACTTGCGTTATGCCTGGCCATCAGGTGATTGGGGTTCGCTACCTATCGCCGGTGGTCTTGAAGCCGCTTATAAAGCTGATTTGGCTGCTTCTGACGATCCAAAAAAGAAATTGGAAGAAATTGAAGAGCGGCTGAACCGACTGCGTTCCCCATTCAGATCGGCGGAGCGGTTCTTGATAGATGAAATAATCGACCCAAGGGATACGCGAAAGATTCTCTGTGATTTTGCCGAAATGGCGGCTCCCCTACGTAAAACAGGCGTTTCTTCCTTCGGAATCCGCCCCTAA
- a CDS encoding group I truncated hemoglobin, with the protein MADQTLFEKYGGFSAVSRVVLDFYDRLLDSDEIGPFFDDTEMSKLVDHQTKFIASLLGGPSSYSDDHLKQLHTHLDIKNEHLDEMKAVLAKTLLDHGFAEDDTETVMGELEARRGIIVG; encoded by the coding sequence ATGGCTGATCAAACACTTTTTGAAAAATATGGCGGGTTTTCAGCTGTAAGCCGAGTTGTCTTGGATTTCTATGATCGTTTGCTCGATAGCGATGAAATCGGGCCGTTTTTTGATGATACAGAAATGAGTAAGCTTGTGGACCATCAAACGAAATTCATTGCATCATTGTTGGGTGGCCCTTCCTCATATTCGGACGACCATTTAAAACAGCTCCATACGCATCTTGATATCAAAAATGAACATTTGGATGAAATGAAAGCCGTTTTGGCAAAGACACTCTTGGATCACGGTTTTGCTGAAGATGATACAGAAACCGTTATGGGTGAATTGGAAGCCAGGCGTGGGATTATAGTAGGATAA
- a CDS encoding PAS-domain containing protein, whose product MSTASQQTPTTSFASFTAEGVIIAAAHDFDQLLLNGSKADTRAAVLEAYLKQLDHFDQEEFTPTAATLKSASEKWSDEHSAAIEARLANGEWRLLSSYSTPDGGSVLLSVDINKQKWESEFSEFMLQNSPLPVWANDAETGALLYANTATHTLYRKATADDSEKGFKKFFAKSNEDPSFRTLMKTGYDDNYTFVTKNAGGEELWFSGAARILQSGEKDIIVTTTQDVTDKKRQEEEINKAKEILSDAIESLSEGFALYDEDSILVMFNDKYREMNYGVSDLLEPGLNWEILVRETARRGIYADAIGRENEWVNERLENGAEFIQNFELWHADGNCYTVSVHPTKLGGFVVTRTDITAEKQADEMQREADVLLHKVLEACPANVLMARIGDGKIIYRSPAARELFGSTESTKDHYVYPEDNADYLTDLLPTGRIDDFETLCIRPDGTHFPAAISAQVIDYRGEDVIVSSTIDLTEQLEARQEISSAAKRLTDAIESLDEAFALFDSNHALVTYNALYLDSNKPLKDILKPGVNFEEILYAAENQGRQEDIEPFIRAYEDSKETGQVRAERRDIEEEDGRIYSTSINPTSEGGFVVTRLDVTMQKEMEAERRAADEVVRLVLEACPVPLQMIKFDDGELLFRSPETRSLLGDPSSSRSYFVDLNAFDSYREELQKKKFVNNYRIELYNAKGEPFWGAISCRLIDFRGEEVIVANTRDLTEELSLQEELARQREILFQSEKMSALGELLAGVAHELNNPLSIIVGHSLMMQEEVTTPGTERRVDIISNAAQRCAKIIKTFLAMARQKPAEMQDIDMNMVIASALDVTDFASGNGSMDLERDLMENLPLVNADADQITQVVVNLVINAEQAITASGKPGQVTLKTSYNPGTSEVIIRVADNGPGIPEAISARIFEPFFTTKEIGQGTGIGLAFCHRILESHGGSITVKSTEGLGTEFTLRLPAKSGLVSALSESLEVNRSASTCSILVVDDEADVAELMQEILAKEGFEVHTAEDGNDALEKLSKETYDLVLSDLNMPGLDGKGLYEQINSQYPILVDRVGFITGDTMSEDAQRFLKHAQRPSMEKPINPRELRNLVYDMLEEIGEPVKKHDN is encoded by the coding sequence ATGTCCACCGCAAGTCAACAGACGCCAACCACCTCTTTTGCGTCATTTACGGCTGAAGGGGTGATTATTGCTGCAGCTCATGATTTCGACCAGTTGTTGCTGAACGGATCAAAAGCAGATACGCGCGCTGCTGTCCTGGAAGCCTATTTAAAACAGCTCGATCACTTCGATCAGGAAGAATTTACCCCAACAGCAGCAACCCTTAAATCAGCTTCGGAAAAATGGAGTGACGAACATTCTGCAGCAATCGAAGCACGGTTGGCGAACGGCGAATGGCGGCTTCTTTCCAGTTATTCCACACCTGATGGCGGCAGTGTTCTATTGAGCGTTGATATAAACAAGCAGAAATGGGAGAGTGAATTTTCAGAGTTCATGCTGCAAAACAGCCCCTTGCCTGTTTGGGCGAATGATGCGGAAACCGGGGCGTTACTTTACGCGAATACGGCAACCCATACCCTTTACAGGAAGGCAACCGCGGATGACAGCGAAAAGGGCTTTAAGAAGTTTTTCGCCAAAAGTAACGAAGACCCCTCTTTCAGGACCCTGATGAAAACCGGATATGACGACAATTACACCTTTGTTACAAAGAATGCCGGTGGTGAAGAACTTTGGTTCAGCGGCGCCGCGCGTATTCTTCAATCCGGTGAAAAGGATATTATTGTCACAACAACACAAGACGTTACGGACAAGAAACGTCAGGAAGAAGAAATCAACAAAGCAAAGGAAATTCTGTCCGACGCGATTGAAAGCTTGAGCGAAGGCTTCGCTCTTTACGATGAGGATAGCATCCTTGTTATGTTCAACGACAAATATCGCGAAATGAACTATGGGGTGAGTGATCTTCTTGAGCCGGGATTGAACTGGGAAATACTGGTGCGAGAAACGGCTAGAAGAGGCATATATGCCGATGCCATCGGCAGGGAGAATGAATGGGTTAACGAGCGGCTGGAAAATGGTGCCGAATTTATTCAGAATTTCGAGCTTTGGCACGCCGATGGAAATTGTTATACGGTCTCGGTACATCCAACCAAGCTTGGCGGCTTTGTCGTGACACGCACGGACATAACCGCTGAGAAACAGGCCGATGAAATGCAGCGCGAGGCAGATGTTCTTTTGCATAAAGTGCTGGAAGCATGCCCAGCGAATGTTCTTATGGCTCGGATAGGCGACGGCAAAATAATCTATCGATCGCCCGCCGCCCGGGAACTTTTCGGCAGCACAGAATCCACAAAAGATCATTATGTATATCCCGAAGACAATGCAGATTACCTGACCGATTTGCTTCCAACCGGCAGAATTGATGATTTTGAAACATTGTGTATTCGCCCGGATGGCACGCACTTCCCCGCAGCTATTTCTGCGCAGGTAATTGATTATCGCGGCGAAGACGTGATTGTTTCCAGCACCATTGATTTGACAGAGCAGCTTGAAGCACGCCAGGAAATATCTTCGGCGGCCAAACGCCTGACCGATGCCATCGAATCTCTGGATGAAGCTTTCGCGTTGTTTGATTCAAACCATGCATTGGTTACTTATAACGCGCTCTATCTTGATTCTAATAAGCCGTTAAAGGATATTCTCAAACCCGGCGTGAATTTTGAAGAAATCCTTTATGCAGCCGAGAACCAGGGCCGTCAGGAAGATATTGAACCCTTTATCCGCGCCTACGAAGACAGTAAGGAAACCGGGCAAGTACGCGCGGAACGGCGGGATATAGAGGAAGAAGACGGACGAATTTATTCGACATCCATCAATCCAACGTCAGAAGGCGGATTTGTCGTAACGCGCCTGGATGTAACGATGCAAAAGGAGATGGAGGCAGAACGACGCGCAGCAGATGAAGTTGTCCGCCTGGTTCTCGAGGCCTGCCCGGTTCCGCTTCAGATGATCAAATTTGACGATGGCGAATTATTGTTCCGTAGCCCTGAAACAAGATCTTTGCTTGGCGATCCCTCTTCCTCCCGATCCTATTTTGTCGACCTCAATGCCTTTGATTCCTACCGTGAGGAGCTTCAAAAGAAAAAATTTGTGAACAACTATCGGATCGAATTGTACAACGCCAAGGGAGAGCCGTTCTGGGGAGCAATTTCCTGCCGCCTCATCGACTTCAGAGGAGAAGAGGTCATCGTCGCAAATACCCGCGACCTGACGGAAGAACTATCCTTACAAGAGGAATTGGCGAGACAGCGGGAAATCTTGTTCCAAAGCGAAAAAATGTCGGCATTGGGCGAGCTCCTTGCGGGCGTTGCCCATGAACTGAACAATCCTCTGTCTATCATTGTCGGGCATTCCTTGATGATGCAGGAAGAAGTAACCACACCCGGAACGGAGCGGCGTGTCGATATTATCAGTAATGCGGCACAGAGATGCGCGAAGATTATCAAAACTTTCCTTGCAATGGCCCGGCAAAAGCCAGCTGAAATGCAGGATATCGATATGAATATGGTCATCGCCAGCGCCCTGGATGTTACTGATTTTGCCTCTGGTAACGGTAGCATGGACCTTGAACGTGATTTGATGGAAAATTTGCCACTGGTCAATGCCGATGCGGACCAAATAACGCAAGTGGTTGTTAATCTCGTCATCAACGCGGAGCAGGCCATTACCGCCAGCGGCAAGCCGGGTCAAGTAACACTCAAAACTTCCTATAATCCAGGAACTTCTGAAGTGATTATCCGTGTTGCTGACAATGGCCCCGGTATTCCGGAAGCCATATCCGCACGCATTTTTGAACCGTTTTTTACGACCAAGGAAATCGGCCAGGGAACGGGGATTGGGCTAGCTTTCTGCCATAGGATATTGGAATCCCATGGCGGTAGTATCACCGTTAAATCAACTGAAGGACTTGGAACGGAATTTACTCTACGTTTGCCCGCAAAATCAGGGCTCGTAAGTGCATTGTCAGAGTCACTGGAAGTTAATCGATCTGCGTCAACCTGTTCCATTCTGGTTGTAGATGACGAAGCAGACGTCGCCGAACTCATGCAGGAGATATTGGCTAAGGAGGGGTTCGAGGTTCACACTGCTGAAGATGGGAATGATGCATTGGAGAAATTATCCAAGGAAACATACGATCTGGTTTTGAGTGATTTGAACATGCCCGGCCTCGACGGCAAGGGTTTGTATGAACAAATCAATTCCCAATATCCTATCCTTGTGGACCGGGTCGGGTTTATTACAGGGGATACAATGAGCGAGGACGCGCAGCGCTTCTTGAAGCACGCACAAAGACCAAGCATGGAAAAACCCATCAACCCTCGTGAGCTGAGAAACCTCGTTTACGATATGCTAGAGGAGATCGGGGAACCGGTGAAGAAACATGACAATTGA
- a CDS encoding homoserine O-acetyltransferase/O-succinyltransferase family protein, translating to MPICVNKGLPCAHQLREEGQVVFEGPVKSDLVIGLLNLMPDKKVAERQFARRLGRDDLNVSLKLFRMNDQVCRTSGQYHLRRHYDLIDEQQIIGLDGIIVTGAPVEKLRFEDVDYWTEMADVLSIISKNKVPAVFVCWAAHAALFHFHNVAKIDLPQKAFGIEIQDVFETASDLLRGLTDTLLMPISRHSAVDYSDLFRLPSVKIVAGSATAGPAILEDPLAKQTFILNHFEYEADSLNVEFQRDLAKGLSPVKPDYQYLKTNTDKVSPSPWEHQGQTFYSNWLDIVRAETLTPAEQVNGIMSDKTKIRVA from the coding sequence ATGCCAATTTGTGTAAATAAAGGATTGCCTTGCGCCCATCAGCTCCGTGAGGAAGGCCAGGTGGTTTTTGAGGGGCCTGTAAAGTCGGACTTGGTTATCGGGCTCCTAAACCTAATGCCCGACAAAAAAGTTGCAGAACGGCAATTTGCCCGACGGTTAGGCCGGGATGACCTTAATGTGTCGCTCAAACTATTTCGGATGAACGATCAGGTTTGCCGGACAAGCGGTCAGTATCATTTGCGCCGACATTACGACCTTATCGATGAACAGCAAATCATTGGATTGGACGGTATTATTGTAACGGGCGCGCCGGTTGAAAAACTTCGTTTTGAAGATGTTGATTACTGGACTGAAATGGCAGATGTCTTGAGTATAATCTCCAAAAATAAAGTACCGGCAGTTTTTGTTTGCTGGGCCGCTCATGCCGCTTTGTTTCATTTTCACAATGTGGCAAAGATAGACCTCCCGCAAAAAGCCTTTGGCATTGAAATTCAAGATGTATTCGAGACGGCATCGGATTTGCTTCGCGGTTTGACGGATACGCTTTTAATGCCGATCTCCCGTCATTCGGCAGTGGATTATAGCGACCTGTTTCGCTTGCCTTCGGTTAAAATTGTCGCGGGGTCGGCAACAGCCGGGCCGGCGATACTGGAAGATCCGCTTGCGAAGCAGACGTTCATTCTGAATCACTTTGAATATGAGGCGGATAGCTTGAACGTCGAATTCCAACGCGATTTGGCAAAGGGTTTGTCACCTGTAAAACCTGATTATCAATATTTGAAAACAAACACGGATAAAGTGTCGCCATCACCCTGGGAACATCAGGGACAGACTTTCTACTCGAACTGGCTTGATATTGTTCGTGCGGAAACGCTCACGCCTGCAGAGCAGGTAAATGGAATTATGTCTGATAAAACCAAGATACGAGTAGCGTAA
- a CDS encoding alpha/beta fold hydrolase yields the protein MTYTDFTTAPVMALHGSASSSKQWQSLCEILEDRFHVITPDLPGYGDRPATGSQKGFAADADPIIQEIEELGQPVHLVGHSYGGAVAMKVAILRPDLLVSLTVYEPVLFCLLRNTTDQNQKFVSEMEAVAKSLQNAIAMNTPESGMATFIDYWNGEGTWQQLPTTAREKFVSKIDAVAQNFVRSFEETVTLQDLAIIDVPTMMMVGLESREVTQQISSMIAQVIPNAKLALMPGLDHMAPVDASEWVNPRIFHHMLEVEQYRVTGVEALRWVA from the coding sequence ATGACCTACACAGATTTTACAACTGCACCCGTAATGGCCCTGCATGGTTCTGCCTCTTCTTCAAAGCAATGGCAGTCTCTCTGTGAAATTCTTGAGGATCGCTTTCATGTCATCACACCTGATCTTCCAGGATATGGGGACAGGCCGGCCACCGGATCGCAAAAGGGTTTCGCCGCGGATGCGGATCCGATCATCCAGGAAATCGAAGAGCTGGGTCAGCCTGTACATCTGGTTGGTCATTCTTATGGTGGAGCGGTTGCCATGAAAGTTGCGATCTTACGCCCTGACCTGCTTGTCAGTTTGACGGTGTATGAGCCTGTACTTTTTTGCCTGTTACGTAACACGACAGATCAAAACCAGAAGTTCGTTAGTGAAATGGAGGCGGTTGCAAAAAGCCTACAGAACGCCATTGCCATGAACACACCCGAGTCCGGGATGGCGACATTCATCGACTACTGGAACGGCGAAGGTACTTGGCAGCAGTTGCCAACTACTGCGCGGGAAAAATTCGTTTCGAAAATAGACGCAGTTGCACAGAATTTTGTGCGGAGCTTTGAAGAAACAGTAACCCTGCAAGATTTGGCTATAATAGATGTTCCCACCATGATGATGGTTGGCTTGGAATCGCGCGAGGTGACCCAACAGATCAGCAGCATGATTGCGCAAGTGATACCGAATGCCAAGCTGGCCTTGATGCCCGGTCTTGATCATATGGCACCTGTGGATGCCAGCGAATGGGTCAATCCTAGAATTTTCCATCATATGCTGGAAGTCGAGCAATACCGGGTAACCGGCGTCGAAGCCCTGCGTTGGGTCGCATAG
- a CDS encoding response regulator, translated as MTIENAHILVCDDEIDVREMLKEYLEKRGFKVSEAGNGIELREVLEKEEIDLILLDINMPGEDGLSILRSIRAEKDICVVMLTAAGEVVDRIIGLEMGADDYLGKPVDLRELEARVKAVLRRRESNETSSAKSPTSKTAAFGECRLDLEAAKLFGGDGLEIAITAMEFSLLKVFAENPKRVLNRDQILEQAHDRGWDPFDRSVDIRISRIRRKIEPIPEKPQIIKTIRGIGYLYDPEAA; from the coding sequence ATGACAATTGAAAATGCCCATATTCTCGTCTGCGACGACGAAATCGATGTCCGGGAAATGCTCAAGGAGTATCTCGAAAAACGCGGCTTTAAAGTGAGTGAGGCGGGTAATGGGATTGAATTGCGAGAAGTTCTTGAGAAAGAAGAAATCGATCTGATATTGCTGGATATCAATATGCCTGGCGAAGATGGTCTTTCAATCTTGCGATCTATCAGGGCCGAAAAGGATATTTGTGTCGTCATGCTAACCGCCGCAGGAGAAGTGGTTGACAGAATAATCGGCTTGGAAATGGGAGCAGATGATTATTTAGGGAAACCCGTTGATTTAAGGGAGCTCGAAGCACGAGTTAAAGCGGTTCTACGCCGCCGCGAAAGCAACGAAACTTCGTCCGCCAAGTCGCCAACCAGCAAAACGGCAGCCTTTGGAGAGTGCCGTCTCGATCTGGAAGCCGCAAAACTCTTTGGCGGTGATGGCCTGGAAATTGCGATTACAGCCATGGAGTTCAGTTTGCTAAAGGTATTCGCAGAAAACCCAAAACGTGTCCTCAACCGCGATCAAATTCTGGAGCAAGCCCATGATCGGGGCTGGGATCCTTTTGATCGCAGTGTTGATATCCGGATTTCCCGTATCCGCCGAAAAATTGAGCCGATTCCGGAAAAACCTCAAATCATCAAAACCATCCGGGGCATTGGTTATCTCTACGATCCAGAAGCTGCCTGA
- a CDS encoding O-acetylhomoserine aminocarboxypropyltransferase/cysteine synthase family protein, with translation MTNYTNPETIALHASFRGDPSTGSVAVPMHQTTSFQFPDVETACARFALQELGPIYSRIGNPTTDVLEQRMAVMEGGVASLAVSSGQAATALSIQNIAATGDNIVSSTDLYGGSWNLFANTFKTMGIEVRFVDPTDPENFRRATDERTRAYYAETLPNPKLQVFPISDVAAIAEEIGVPLIMDNTAAPILCRPFDFGAHIVVYSTTKFIGGHGTSIGGMIIDGGQFDWEKHADRFPMLTMPDPSYHGAIWTEATKPMGPVAYIIKARVTMLRDLGPCMSPFNAFQFIQGLETLPLRMREHTKNAQAVADYLSQNDKVETVIHPSQMEGVKKRWADQHMPKGFGGLVGFEIKGGRDAGLRFIDALEMVYHVANIGDTRTLALHPATSTHQQLTPDQQLAAGVTPGYIRLSVGIEHIDDILADVSQALEKTSA, from the coding sequence ATGACAAATTATACAAATCCGGAAACCATTGCACTGCATGCTTCCTTTAGAGGAGATCCATCAACAGGCTCTGTTGCAGTCCCAATGCATCAGACGACGTCTTTCCAGTTTCCTGATGTGGAAACGGCTTGCGCCCGTTTCGCCCTGCAAGAACTTGGCCCGATTTACAGCCGGATTGGAAACCCCACCACAGATGTACTCGAACAGCGCATGGCCGTTATGGAAGGGGGCGTTGCGTCATTGGCGGTGAGTTCCGGTCAGGCTGCGACAGCGCTTTCCATCCAGAATATTGCAGCGACCGGCGACAATATTGTCAGCTCGACTGATTTATATGGCGGGAGTTGGAACCTGTTTGCCAACACATTCAAGACGATGGGTATTGAAGTTCGTTTTGTTGATCCAACGGATCCTGAGAACTTTCGGCGAGCGACTGATGAACGGACAAGAGCGTATTATGCGGAAACATTGCCAAATCCGAAACTGCAGGTTTTCCCAATATCTGATGTGGCAGCCATAGCTGAAGAAATTGGTGTTCCGCTCATTATGGATAATACAGCGGCGCCCATATTATGCCGCCCTTTTGATTTTGGAGCGCATATTGTTGTCTACTCAACAACGAAATTTATTGGTGGGCATGGCACCTCCATCGGCGGAATGATCATTGATGGCGGCCAATTTGACTGGGAAAAGCATGCTGACAGATTTCCCATGTTGACCATGCCAGATCCAAGTTACCATGGTGCCATATGGACCGAAGCCACCAAGCCAATGGGCCCAGTTGCCTATATTATCAAAGCGCGGGTAACGATGCTTCGTGATCTGGGGCCCTGCATGAGCCCGTTTAATGCATTTCAGTTCATTCAAGGATTGGAAACACTACCACTTCGCATGCGAGAGCATACAAAGAATGCCCAGGCTGTCGCTGATTATTTGTCACAGAATGACAAAGTGGAAACTGTCATACATCCCTCCCAAATGGAAGGTGTGAAGAAGAGATGGGCTGATCAGCATATGCCAAAAGGCTTTGGTGGATTGGTCGGCTTCGAAATTAAAGGCGGACGGGATGCGGGTTTGCGTTTTATCGATGCACTTGAGATGGTGTATCACGTCGCCAATATCGGCGATACCAGAACACTTGCGCTTCATCCCGCCACCTCAACACACCAGCAATTGACGCCAGACCAGCAACTGGCTGCAGGTGTTACACCGGGTTACATCCGCCTTTCTGTCGGTATCGAGCATATTGATGACATTCTTGCGGATGTCTCACAGGCGCTTGAAAAAACGAGTGCCTAG
- a CDS encoding adenylate/guanylate cyclase domain-containing protein has protein sequence MSIAAINEQLLRAIGVGVALLDADDFSFRFQNDTFVDWFAPQPEQDTLPKLLPEFDAKELREQLLAKKRFTAELNFRKKRRTMIFAADFTLTTEAEGAFIVLVCQNISRIREMESMIDSYSMMVERNTREIKREKEQVEKLLLNMMPRSVYEEFKTFGVVTPKLYDPVSVLMLDFVGFTEMAASADPSVTVSELNDIYSAFDRIGEQFGCERIKTIGDAYITVAGLPDPTPDHSRAVANTALRFIRYLDRRNQGHPNQWRCRIGIASGSVVGSVVGIQKYVYDIFGPAVNLASRLQECSEAMEITINGPVKDALNEQFLIESGGTRKIRGFDDQDIYKIRDSRKGVL, from the coding sequence ATGTCTATTGCAGCAATTAATGAGCAACTGCTAAGGGCCATTGGCGTAGGTGTTGCGCTTCTGGATGCGGATGATTTCAGCTTTCGTTTTCAAAATGACACCTTTGTTGATTGGTTCGCACCCCAACCCGAGCAGGATACGCTACCGAAATTGCTCCCCGAATTTGATGCGAAGGAGCTTCGCGAGCAACTCCTCGCCAAAAAGCGCTTTACCGCAGAATTGAATTTTCGAAAAAAACGCAGGACGATGATTTTTGCAGCGGATTTTACGCTGACAACAGAAGCTGAGGGGGCCTTTATCGTCCTTGTGTGCCAAAATATATCTCGTATCCGCGAAATGGAATCCATGATTGATTCCTATTCCATGATGGTTGAGCGCAACACACGTGAGATCAAGCGGGAAAAGGAGCAGGTAGAGAAACTTTTGTTGAACATGATGCCGCGGTCTGTTTATGAGGAGTTTAAAACTTTCGGAGTTGTTACACCGAAACTCTATGACCCGGTTTCTGTCCTTATGCTGGATTTCGTCGGCTTTACGGAAATGGCTGCGTCAGCAGACCCAAGTGTTACGGTCAGCGAACTCAATGATATTTACAGTGCCTTTGATCGAATTGGCGAGCAGTTTGGCTGTGAGCGTATCAAGACTATTGGGGATGCGTATATTACCGTGGCCGGGTTACCAGATCCCACACCCGATCATTCCCGTGCCGTTGCAAATACGGCATTGAGGTTCATAAGATATCTGGATCGCCGTAACCAGGGGCATCCAAACCAATGGCGATGTCGGATCGGAATTGCGTCCGGATCGGTTGTCGGGTCAGTCGTTGGAATTCAAAAATACGTATATGACATCTTTGGGCCGGCGGTTAATCTGGCATCGCGCCTACAAGAATGTTCAGAGGCTATGGAAATTACGATCAATGGTCCGGTAAAAGACGCCCTGAACGAGCAATTTCTTATCGAATCCGGCGGAACGCGCAAGATTCGAGGCTTTGACGATCAGGATATTTATAAAATCAGAGACAGTCGTAAAGGGGTCTTGTAG